The region CCACCCACCCACTCCTCCTTATATCAACAGGATCCAGAGCCTGTGTTGCTTTCCAAAATAGAACTGAGAGTCCCCATGAACCCACAAGCTGTCTGTTGAGCCATTCTCAAAATAACCATCGCCTCCTGTGTAAATCGGAATGGCTATTCTAATTCACTTGCAGAGAATCTGATTTAAAATTGGGCATCTCTAGATCTGGGGAAAATAACATACTTGAGAAAGTGCCAGaataagcagcatagcctagtagaaagaccacgggcctgggagttaaagaagccaggttctaatcacagctctgccacatttctgcatgtaaccttggacaagtcacttaacttttctgagcctcagttaccccctctgtacaatggggattaaatcctactccctcctacttaaggcaatgaatcccatatgggacagggactgtgcctaacctgattaactttcatctcccccagcacttagaacagtgcttggcacataacaaacacttaagtattgttattattattattactattatcatcattattattatttatttgtcaaGACCAGGGCTCTCAGGAACTCAGAACAGCTTCCATTTTATTGGTAGGTCCAAGTCAGAGAAAATCCAGTGGGGCTCCCCAGTATTAGCCCTCTCCCAACACCCCTCTCCACACATAACTAAGGCCACATACAGTCCGGTAGTAGCAGTTGCATGCTTGTCAAAGAAATGGGAGGAATTGTTTTTAGTGCCATAGGAGAGAAGACCACTCTTCACACTGGCTAGTAAAATTCTAAATTGGATGCTTGAGAGAGGGGAAAATAGATTCCATTTGGGACCAGTGCAGTAGCAAGATTTGTGGGGATGCTGAAGAAGGAGAGGCTATTTAGAGAGCTGCATTAGgcttgctcttaataataataatgattatggtaactgttaagtgattactaagtgctaggtcctgtactaagctctggtggggGTAcgggcaaatcaggtttgacacagtccctgtcccatgtggggctcacagtctcaatccccattttacagatgaggtgactgaggcacaaagaagtgaagtgacttgcccaggatctcacagcagacaagtggcagagctgggattagaatccaagtccttctgactcccatgcccgggctctatccactagaccacactgcttaggtTTCGCTTCTCTAAGGCCAGGGAAGTCCCAAGCTGTCCCATCAGATTGCTCTGACCCTCACTGGACTTAAGTCTGACTGCCCAGGATTCTGAGTCCAGAGCAAGGCTACCTCCCAGAGGTAAGGCTGCCCACCCCAGAGAGATCCAcggaagtgacagagtcagggaaCGTTCCTCTCTGCCAAAGTCTCCTCAGTCAGCAGGGGGCCCTGCCTAGTGAGGTCAGTGGGACAGCTCTCAATTCAATCCCCCTTTCCCAGGGTGGCCTCTGACAGCAGAAGAGAATACCAGGCCTCCCTTAGCCAACATGAAGGCCACAGACGGCAGTCGCATCATGTAACATATGGTATCATTAAGACACATGACAAGATTTTTTTGCAGAAATTGGTGAAGGGAGGTATGGGGGGCCAGGAGGGCTCTAACCCTCCCTACTGCTCCAGGTCACTTTCTAAGCCCCAGAGCTCAGCAGTGCTGGAGGGAGGTTGGGCACTTCAAATAAAGATATCAGACATGAAGGCAACCAGACAGGGGACAAAGCGGATGAAAACAGGACTGTAAAAACCAAACAGTCACTCTtgctccttcctctggcccagcTTATAACACAATCCCTAAATAACACAAGAATCAATAATCTCTGTCCAACAAGGGATCACCAAATCAAAAGTCACAGAAAGTGAGGGGGGGAGGAGACTGGGGGGGTGGAATAGGCAAGATTTTACCTCCCAGTTGACCCTTTGCATTGTCGAACACATACTGCTGACATTATTTAACTCTCTCGAACAAACCATCAAGGCCATCCATTAAAACACTTGTTGCCcaccttcccatctccctcccctttcccttgcaTGTAAGGAAAGTTATCAACAAGTGGAGAGAGTTCACTCGGGGATTTCAGATAAAAGACCAGTGGGGTTTCAGGAAATCATTTTGTCATGCCGACAGGGTCAAGGAATTGGAAATAGATGGTATTTTTAGATCTTAGTTTTCCAAGACTCACCAGGTTTGTGTCTTCTAGAGGTTTTTCTCATCCCCTGTTATTCCTGCCGCCATCACTTCCATGTGGCTTGGGTGTTTGGGCACTGGAGACAGTAAGTCACAATGGCATTCTGGGAGCCCACCGGGGGATGGGCTGTACTGTCTAGTTTCATTGCCCTGAATCAGTTTTTCTGGGGAATTGTTCATTGCACAGGAAATCTGGGACAAGCTATCTGGTGCATCTGAGCCAACTGAGCCAAAGAGAGGTAAAAAAGTTGGCCTGTTCAAGTGCAATATGGAAGTAGGATCAGTTGGAGTGAGTTCTAACTGAATGTCTCTAGTATAGGAGAAAGTTGGATTGTTCAGCGGTGCATACTCAAAGTTGATTTGACTCGGGGTAACCTGACCCACATGGTCTATGAAACCTGTTCTGCTTTTCGAATCGTTCAAATGAACAAGCCCTCCATTTGGGCTCACGAGGCAATATGGATGTCGAATCTCCGGACTGGCCTCCTGAAGCTGATTagctggagagagaagggggtgttcTGACCCCGGGGTAATGAAATGGCATTTATCTTGAAGCAGAACACTATTTTTGAACTGAGACATTTTACAGATCACATTGCTCATTTCCTTCCTGATGAATTTATCTTCCAGATGCTTATTTTCATAGCTGATTTTTAAGGATGCCACTTGAGTCATGCAGCGCTCCAAAAGTTGAACGATCTCTACTTCACCGTCTCGGGAAGAGGGACTGATATAGCTCTGGAAAGGGCTAGGGGTGAGGGGCTGCCTTGATATGTCGCCAGTGGAGGAAAAATTAGCACACGGAGCTCGGTTTCTTCCCAGGGGCTCAGGAGAATCCTTGGGGGCTGCCTCAAGTAAAGGGGGATATCCCAGGGATGGCTCATACTCTTCCTTCTCTACAGACACCTGAGAGACTTTTTGGGGACAGTGTCTGAGCAGAGCTCCAGAAGCTATGAAGGTCTTTCCAGGGGTCTTGTCCTCTTGGGAAGCGGGCCACTTCTCGGCTCCATCGTCAGCCGAATCCGGTGTTCGCTCAAGCACGAGGCCTGCCGATCTCGCCTCAGTATCTCTCAGGGCATTGCTGGCACCCATGAGTCTGGATCCTTCAATCAGGCCCCCAAGatggttccctcccctcccctgtgagGCACCTGTGGCTGAGCTACTCTGGGGGCCGACATTCCAGTACTCATTTGTCATGTCGGGCCATGGACTCTGCTCACTGCCCACACCCGGCGACAACTGGACACCGCCAACCCTCCACCCGCTTGACCTTTCAGGGAGTGCTTCCTGGGGGGCAGCTTCTCTCATCGAGGCCACATTCGTGGGGGTACTGGGGAGCGCCATAGACTCCCCGCTTCCCTTCAGCTGGGCTGGAGGGCTCCTCAGAGGCTCGGAGGGGGAAACCATGCTGGGGTTTTTCCTCAGCCAGTTGATGATCCCCATGGTGAGGGACAATTCGGTGTCACAGAGCTTCAGCAAACACTCCTTGCCCTTCCACGTGCTGTGAAGGAAGCCCTGACTTATGATGTCCACAGCAGGCCGTGGGGCCAGAGTCTCCTCAGCCCCCAAGTGAAAGCTGTAAATTGACAGCGGGACATCAACAGCCTGCTCAGAGATGCTCTCTGACACACACAGGTCATCGTCGAGGATGGGGCTGATTTTGGCTTCCCCGGGGTCATAGAAGAGTTCGTAGAGGGCATCACCACTGTAGCTGTCCCGGGGGAACCGGCCGGGTGTCCCAGGTGTCTGGGCCTCCTTCACCTCATCCTCCAGGCCCGGGGAGAAGGAATCATAGTACCCTTCATCACTGGTGGAGGTGGACTCCTGCTGTTCACTCTTTGGGGTCCCTGTGTCGATGGAGCTGTCCTTGGAGCTGCTGGGATCCCTCCCTGGGGACAGTGGCTGACCAGGCATTGGGGCGGCAGCAGCAGCCTCAATTCTCCCCTTCCCTGGGTCCCCCCCAGGCTGGGTTGGCAACCTGCGGTCAAACAGTGCATTCTGATGAAGCCTCACTGACCTGTTGATGTTGTCCCAGAACCTGGCCAGGTCGGCAGCCTCGTTCTGGGCCGGAGAGGCCAACTGTTCAACCCCTCCCTGGAAAGACCCCACCGCTGAGTTCTCCTTGGGCTTGGCTCTCTGGGCCAGGCTCTCCTTGCTGGGTTCCAACTCCAGCGGGGCGGAGCTCTCGTCGGCAAAGATCTCCCCACAGCCGGTGAGGGAGTCGAAGCTCTTGAGGGAAGCCACGTCTTCGCAGAGGGCGCCACAGTAGTCATAAGAGGAGTCAGACTGCAGCTCACTGTCAGACAGGTCCTGAGCCAAGCAGTCAGCAGCCAAGGTCTCCCCAGTCTTGAAGGGATATTTCCCCTGCTTTCCTCCCGGCAGGTCATTCTGACTGCCGGGCGAAGGAGGCCCCCTGTCCTTTTCCACCAGAAACGCCAAGCCCTCTGACTTGTTTTTTCTCATGTGGAATATGTCCCTGAAGCCCTTCTTCGATCGTTTTAGGGAAATCCGTTTCCTCGGGAAACTTTTGGCCACCGCCGGCACAAAAGGCATCTGAGGTACGAAGTTTCGGTAGTCGATCATCTGTTGGCTGCTGCAGCTGGATTGACTGGGACTCACGGCCGGCTCTCTCTTGCCAGGAGAACTCAAGTGATTTCCAACCCCAGAAAAGCTGAGGCTGTTCACAAGCCGCCCTTCTGTCTTGTCTGCATCAATCACGCAGTCGTGAGTTTTACTCTTCCTCACCAGTTTGTACGAGGACCCCGGAGAGGCGGCATAGTTTTCGTAAGCCTCCAGCCGTGCTGCCTCGTTGGAAAATCGATACGGTTTCTGGGTGGCCGAGCTAGCCCGAAGACCCTCCTCATCTGAGAGTTGCCCATCACCCATTGGGCCAGGGCCTGTCACCGCTCCACCATCCCGGCCTCTGGCAGCCGCGTCTGCCGCACTTGACTTCTCATGGGAAAGCTGCAGACTGGACTTGATGAAGGTCCTGCCCCTTCTCATCTCCATTCTGCTCAGTCACATCAGTTTCTGTGGAGGGAACCACAGGAGACAGAATCTTAATGCCATTTTCCACAGTGGGGTCCAATTTATCACAAGCCACTCAACCAGGCCATACTTCATCTCTCAtttgcccctcttctccctccggcTCCTGTCCATGACTCCAAATGACTTTTGCTCCATctatctccccatttccccctctagactgtaagcttgttgtgggcagggaatgtgtcgattaTATTGTTATGCTTTACCCTCTCAAGGACttcgtacactgttctgcaccagtaaacactcagtacatatgattaattgactgactgactacctctGGCCTCTGCACCATCACTTACATCGTGAAAAACATCACATCCATCATGCCATTTTAATTTGGTGTTATCACAGGTCTCATTTCCTCAGAAAGCCTGATCTTTGCCCCACTCTTGAACATAAGAC is a window of Tachyglossus aculeatus isolate mTacAcu1 chromosome 1, mTacAcu1.pri, whole genome shotgun sequence DNA encoding:
- the AMER3 gene encoding APC membrane recruitment protein 3, translating into MEMRRGRTFIKSSLQLSHEKSSAADAAARGRDGGAVTGPGPMGDGQLSDEEGLRASSATQKPYRFSNEAARLEAYENYAASPGSSYKLVRKSKTHDCVIDADKTEGRLVNSLSFSGVGNHLSSPGKREPAVSPSQSSCSSQQMIDYRNFVPQMPFVPAVAKSFPRKRISLKRSKKGFRDIFHMRKNKSEGLAFLVEKDRGPPSPGSQNDLPGGKQGKYPFKTGETLAADCLAQDLSDSELQSDSSYDYCGALCEDVASLKSFDSLTGCGEIFADESSAPLELEPSKESLAQRAKPKENSAVGSFQGGVEQLASPAQNEAADLARFWDNINRSVRLHQNALFDRRLPTQPGGDPGKGRIEAAAAAPMPGQPLSPGRDPSSSKDSSIDTGTPKSEQQESTSTSDEGYYDSFSPGLEDEVKEAQTPGTPGRFPRDSYSGDALYELFYDPGEAKISPILDDDLCVSESISEQAVDVPLSIYSFHLGAEETLAPRPAVDIISQGFLHSTWKGKECLLKLCDTELSLTMGIINWLRKNPSMVSPSEPLRSPPAQLKGSGESMALPSTPTNVASMREAAPQEALPERSSGWRVGGVQLSPGVGSEQSPWPDMTNEYWNVGPQSSSATGASQGRGGNHLGGLIEGSRLMGASNALRDTEARSAGLVLERTPDSADDGAEKWPASQEDKTPGKTFIASGALLRHCPQKVSQVSVEKEEYEPSLGYPPLLEAAPKDSPEPLGRNRAPCANFSSTGDISRQPLTPSPFQSYISPSSRDGEVEIVQLLERCMTQVASLKISYENKHLEDKFIRKEMSNVICKMSQFKNSVLLQDKCHFITPGSEHPLLSPANQLQEASPEIRHPYCLVSPNGGLVHLNDSKSRTGFIDHVGQVTPSQINFEYAPLNNPTFSYTRDIQLELTPTDPTSILHLNRPTFLPLFGSVGSDAPDSLSQISCAMNNSPEKLIQGNETRQYSPSPGGLPECHCDLLSPVPKHPSHMEVMAAGITGDEKNL